GTGAAATAAATGACATTTCGCCATTAAGTAGCGATAATAGaatcaaaaaattatgtagaccaaaatattttatacactcACAGATTTGAGCTCCTATATTAATTTAAGAGTTATCtctttttgtataattgtacCATTTTGTAATTACCGTTgcactttaaaaaaaatttttcctCAATCACTTTActgttttaacatttttttaaatgaatagcAACACAAAATTGccacaaatattaaattactcaCAATTGTAACAGCGATGTAGTCCATCAGTCTTTCTCTCATTTCAACATCTGTCATGGttcatttctttatattcaatataatatgtacGCATTCTTGTGTCTGTGGTGGTTTGAAACATTCGTGAGAGTACAAATAACagttaatgatatttatttcaaaacgtGTATACTTTTTACGTTGTATGTGAAacaaattaatgttatatgtaGAATAAGAGGAATGAAACATGTTGGTCCTCTTTTGATGTTAAGTGTTCTAAAAGTATTTCTATtcacttttacatttttgtattctcatgaatgtataatttgtaacttaCATATAAGGATCAAATTACCCCACCTCATTGCCAACACTAAGGAATATAtcacatattttatacattttgacATGAAGAATATCTACAGTTATTTAAGTGTTCTCTTgctttcttaatttatatcattgtTTAGCAACTGGAcgattgtaattataaatattttatttcaaaatgtgcattttgataaatttacacaaatttaaatttactagaATATCAAATGTACGAACTATAATTCCAAAAATGGTGGTAACACCTCCCACAGACACTAATGatagaacaattttcttttctatcttttaatCAGTACTTTCGCTTGttcaatattcttttttttaaatttcatgcTAATCAATGATTCGTGTAAAAATGAACTTAATCGCATGACATTAGAGTAAATTCTTCTAACAATGTGCCGTATGTAATCAAGCAATATCAGTGTACAGCGTTATATATTTACTGCctctttcatatttcatggaaatttttattttcttaccaTAAATCATAATCATTACGTATCATTTTTTAgcaaaattaatcaaataaagataaaaatatcgcaaaataaatttataacatttgcaTAAGAGACAAAagacatttttatgtttattatttctactAAATCTCTTCTTCCTAAGTGAAACACTTTTGCACAGCAAAATATGTTTTGTGTATTGTAATTCTATTAACAGTATCAAATAGATTTAATCACTTGTCTGATTCAATATAAGAGTGGTGAACAtgatcaaatttaaaatataaatgaagtcATTTACGCATATACCTACTATTATTGCTCCAAAACTACAGCACTGATAAATGGGTCCAAAATGTTGATCATTgtgtacaatttttcttcatcACAGGGTATGGTAAATTTAAGTATACCACCCTAaaataagttattttttatactctaaattaatagaatattaaattttttacatgaAATAGATTTCTTAAAGgacataaaatattgttccATATCTCTTTACTAgtatgtttataatttgtaacattttcataaaaataataatgatttacTTACGATGCTACTTAACGGCGAGAGTCTGTTTAAGATGGCGCATGAGGTGACTGCCGACGTCGTGAACCTCAGGCCATTGTTTGAGCACAAATACTATGCCCAATACAACAAACGTAGTTGTTAATATGCGCACCCTGCACATGAAACAATGAGGCTTAGTACAACTGCAACAGAGATgcgaaaacaaaataaaacaatgaGTGCGCAAAAGTAAAATCAGATGGCGATGTACGTGATGAAGTATGAATTGAAATGTATGAGAATGAAAACGGAACAAGGATGATGGAACAGAAATATATactgataaaaaatatgatagtTATCTGTTtactataaatgaaaaaaagaaaaaaagatgataTATGTTgaagtaaacaaaatttacttCAAAAAGCTTATGCAATTAAGCtgaaatgtacaatattttgttttggTTTTAATAGATTATTTTCCTGTAAAAATAACACTCAAACATAACTGTACAATATGAAATAACTATACCTGGTCCTAAGGAAAGGCATCATTATACCAGCACCTGTTGCAACAAGAAGTAGAATAACTTGCAACACAGTTAATACAACGTTTATGAGCTTTACAACCAACGCCCTTGCATTGCTATTATCCAGACCCTCTAAAGTGACATATTGTTgatgttgttgttgttgatgttccattttacaaattttagttTGGCAACTCTCCAACATTTCGTGTATATCCCTTAATCGATCTTCACTTTGATATTGCACTTTTTCTTCCATATCTGTTATAGTTTGTTTCAAGTTTTCTACTTCATTTTGGTGCAGTTCAGTTAAATCGTTAATTTGTTCTTCCAGACGCTCGCATCTAAAACGTTCCTCTTGCAAAGCATGGGAAAGATATGTCACTTCTTGTTGCAAACTCTAAAATTGTTtaaggaagaaattaattttaaaattatgatgTATGCAAACATGTTATCGTTCTTTATTTGTTCTGTTTCATTGCTTATTTCTTAAATCATCAGAAACAAACCTTCAAACcttcaaatttatctttcattcTCTCCAAATTTTCTCTATGTTCTTGTAGTTCTGAGAAAATAGATTTAAGACTAAGTGTAGCATTATTACTACTGTGACATGTGTGTGCTTGCCCCCTACTACCAGGTCCGCTTTCACTTGTAACACTAGAGCATTCGGATCCTTCTTCAGACGGAAATTTCATTGCCGCAGCACTATGAGTTGATCCCAAACTACACCCACCAGGCAGCGTCGCTGATCCATGATGAGCCTTTTCATCTTCAACACTAGCGTTATCTCCATTACCTGCACGCGGTGTATCGTTTACATAAAAAGTTGAGCCATCTGCAGGGACACAGACGTCGCAAGTTAGAATGTTATCCAATACCAAACTATTCTGCCTTTGTTAATAACTAATCAATTTGTATGCTTTTTCGTATTGCAACACTCCTATCTTTCAAATACAGTTAATGATAATtcaaaaacatttttgttgTATATAAATGCATCAATGATGTGTcacaaaatgttttgtaaacttaatgcaaaaattgtttttcctttataatttttgttctttgaaTTCATGTCCACATGTGTTTAATATACTTCGCTGATGTATTGGATAACTAATATGTAAAATAGCAAACATCTGAATATGTGAAAGCCACTAAAGACAAGGCAAAATTATTAAGTAACACAAagtagtaataaaaatataaagcttACAATATGTAAACACAACATTCTCACATCAAATTTGCTTATCTGATAGGTATTCATCAattgtgtaaatatataagattTATGTACCTTATCATATACAACAAAAAAGGACAcagtgttaaaaattattaagattttaCAAAGTAAGACACGTATGATATATTTACTAAGTAAGAGGACGTTtatggaatataaaaaaacagaTATAGTAAGAAAATTAGCCCAAATGTTACTTACTACTTTCAACTGCCATGACAGcgcaaaatattaaacattatttattgtttaatgtTAAAATGAGTAAGAAGATATTGTACTATTACtacaatacattataaattactatatatatatatatactatcaTCTTATtccagataaataaaaatttatatttctggaATAATGAACATATTAGCAactaaagtaataatataacgatttaaatagtgtatttacatatatatgtatatgtattttaaataaaagaaacgtgcATACTATTGCTTGTTGTATCACAATTTATTAGCATAGGTCAATATGTGCTTAGTGATAGTGCTTTTAAAACACaaagatttaattaacactttccatagtaaatattattaaaaaattaaataataaataagatctGGACAAAAttgtgttaattaattaaaaaacaatttgtaataaaaattactcaCGAGATAAAGTATTTATGTTATCTGCACTGccaaatttgttttttattaaatgtgcAAATTCTCTTGGTTTGGACATTACACTTCTGAAACATATAAGAAAGATAGAGATCAAGAATAGCtttaatattccaattttataaaaattgactttgaaaaattattatatttatataaaaatatcttatacaTTAACACATGTAaatttgtgttttatatttatgaacataCTAAAATTTGAATGTGCTTggcttaaatatataaatttatacatatatataaatgttgtacttcatttattgcatatttattttataaaatgataatatagtCAAAACTTAATTATAACAATAGATGTTATGATGAAGTGATTAAAAAACCATTGCAGTCTATTTTCACACCAACACTCACCCTGAAATACCACTGATTCCAACCCTAATATTGCCACCCACGTTTCTGGAAGTGAATCTTAAATTAGATGAAAGTGTCATACCCTATATTTAGGATAACAAAACAGAAAttggataaaaagaagaaaagaacacAAAGAAATTACACTAAAGGAACACTTCTTCATGTTTGTCACTACagtgtaaaatttttattttaacatattaaatataatacgcAATACTAgttttttatcttaatttaatacttttactttttcaaataaGCACATAAGCACATACAGCAACGACAGGAATAACAtacatcatatttttataaaatatacattataatacgTACAATCAAAATATGCTTTATAaactattaatataatatatacattttgataaatatctaaaataaaaataaataaaaatttatatcaattaattcaGATTTAGATCTAtcaatgattatttaaatatatcagccacactaataaaaaatctatatatatatatatctacttCTGATTTGATTTCTTATTGCTGTAACAACACAATTAAAATACAGTACAGACAGttgataaaagataaaatatacttacTTAAGTCCTTGTCCCATATCCCGAAGCACTTCTCTGGGTTGTCTGTGACTTGTAGGTGCACCATTTAATtcataatgttttaatttttttgtgtAACTATCCAATTTTTTTTGGAGCTGAGAAATACTGTGCGCtgatttttgatttttcttttcaaatactgCTTTGATTCGAGTAAGCTGCTGCTTGTCTGCATTGGCAGCTAATTTTAGatattcatttacattttctggaataaaaaagacagtagataaattttacatttataatacatactcTGACATAAATTGCGATTATATAAAGGCCTtcatataattcatataattgttttaacacTTCAGCACTATACTAATTAACTGATAATTGCCGAAAATTACCATCACGTGTGGTTTGTTCTATTCTTATAAGTTCTCGTGTTTTAGCAATTTTACTTTGGATATGCTCAATAGCTTGACAAACACGAGCAGAGTTAGAGTCAACATCATCAGTTATTAATTCAGAGGAGCCATTTGATAGGAACGATTGTGTTGCATGATATTGTTCCTGTAAACAAATGTagtgttatattaaaatacacgaacctaagaaagaaacaaattatgaCTAACAAAACATATTTCCTTGAGCACATTGTTCGTTAACTCGTAATTTGGTTGCACTCTGAAACTGTGGAAATAGTCTAACTTTGATGCCACTTACAACATTATGCAAGTAGGTACTTAATTTCTTAACCTATAACCCTGATTATACAGTAGTGATTGATGACCTTGTAGTACATTACAGTGTAATTACATGCCGCAACTTCACATTACATAAGTAACTTTATGTAAGCATATACAATCATATTTACTActgtaataaacatttaaaaaacacAATGGTATTGATTTTGTTGATCTAAGTACTTTaacaacaattttaaatataataacatatcaCTATTagagttataaattattagaactTAAATGAatgtgttatttaaaaatgaaaatattaattacattacagcacattaaaaagtattaaacattctgaaaatgaaattattttataatattaaaacacatACTCCTTCATCATCGGCTGGTAGGTGAATATTTGGCACAAACTCGTCTTGTTCGGCAGTGATTAAATTGGTATTTGGTTCATCCATAGCATCTACTCGAATCACAGTTCCTGGTGATTTTTGCCTACTACCTTTCATGCTGAAGCTGCCTCCACCACCACTACTTCCACTGCCTGTACTACCCTCCCCTGTTTGGGAACTGCGAagtcaaattaattttg
This genomic window from Bombus pyrosoma isolate SC7728 linkage group LG4, ASM1482585v1, whole genome shotgun sequence contains:
- the LOC122566515 gene encoding transmembrane and coiled-coil domains protein 2 isoform X3 translates to MANLMITTSSKNSSRSTSPNRGNTLTSPQQFSATLEHISKARNASLSQTGEGSTGSGSSGGGGSFSMKGSRQKSPGTVIRVDAMDEPNTNLITAEQDEFVPNIHLPADDEGEQYHATQSFLSNGSSELITDDVDSNSARVCQAIEHIQSKIAKTRELIRIEQTTRDENVNEYLKLAANADKQQLTRIKAVFEKKNQKSAHSISQLQKKLDSYTKKLKHYELNGAPTSHRQPREVLRDMGQGLKNVGGNIRVGISGISGSVMSKPREFAHLIKNKFGSADNINTLSLESNGSTFYVNDTPRAGNGDNASVEDEKAHHGSATLPGGCSLGSTHSAAAMKFPSEEGSECSSVTSESGPGSRGQAHTCHSSNNATLSLKSIFSELQEHRENLERMKDKFEGLKSLQQEVTYLSHALQEERFRCERLEEQINDLTELHQNEVENLKQTITDMEEKVQYQSEDRLRDIHEMLESCQTKICKMEHQQQQHQQYVTLEGLDNSNARALVVKLINVVLTVLQVILLLVATGAGIMMPFLRTRVRILTTTFVVLGIVFVLKQWPEVHDVGSHLMRHLKQTLAVK
- the LOC122566515 gene encoding transmembrane and coiled-coil domains protein 2 isoform X1 gives rise to the protein MANLMITTSSKNSSRSTSPNRGNTLTSPQQFSATLEHISKARNASLSQTGEGSTGSGSSGGGGSFSMKGSRQKSPGTVIRVDAMDEPNTNLITAEQDEFVPNIHLPADDEGEQYHATQSFLSNGSSELITDDVDSNSARVCQAIEHIQSKIAKTRELIRIEQTTRDENVNEYLKLAANADKQQLTRIKAVFEKKNQKSAHSISQLQKKLDSYTKKLKHYELNGAPTSHRQPREVLRDMGQGLKNVGGNIRVGISGISGSVMSKPREFAHLIKNKFGSADNINTLSLESNGSTFYVNDTPRAGNGDNASVEDEKAHHGSATLPGGCSLGSTHSAAAMKFPSEEGSECSSVTSESGPGSRGQAHTCHSSNNATLSLKSIFSELQEHRENLERMKDKFEGLKSLQQEVTYLSHALQEERFRCERLEEQINDLTELHQNEVENLKQTITDMEEKVQYQSEDRLRDIHEMLESCQTKICKMEHQQQQHQQYVTLEGLDNSNARALVVKLINVVLTVLQVILLLVATGAGIMMPFLRTSCTKPHCFMCRVRILTTTFVVLGIVFVLKQWPEVHDVGSHLMRHLKQTLAVK
- the LOC122566515 gene encoding transmembrane and coiled-coil domains protein 1 isoform X7: MANLMITTSSKNSSRSTSPNRGNTLTSPQQFSATLEHISKARNASLSQTGEGSTGSGSSGGGGSFSMKGSRQKSPGTVIRVDAMDEPNTNLITAEQDEFVPNIHLPADDEGEQYHATQSFLSNGSSELITDDVDSNSARVCQAIEHIQSKIAKTRELIRIEQTTRDENVNEYLKLAANADKQQLTRIKAVFEKKNQKSAHSISQLQKKLDSYTKKLKHYELNGAPTSHRQPREVLRDMGQGLKSVMSKPREFAHLIKNKFGSADNINTLSRNGDNASVEDEKAHHGSATLPGGCSLGSTHSAAAMKFPSEEGSECSSVTSESGPGSRGQAHTCHSSNNATLSLKSIFSELQEHRENLERMKDKFEGLKSLQQEVTYLSHALQEERFRCERLEEQINDLTELHQNEVENLKQTITDMEEKVQYQSEDRLRDIHEMLESCQTKICKMEHQQQQHQQYVTLEGLDNSNARALVVKLINVVLTVLQVILLLVATGAGIMMPFLRTSCTKPHCFMCRVRILTTTFVVLGIVFVLKQWPEVHDVGSHLMRHLKQTLAVK
- the LOC122566515 gene encoding transmembrane and coiled-coil domains protein 2 isoform X8, giving the protein MKGSRQKSPGTVIRVDAMDEPNTNLITAEQDEFVPNIHLPADDEGEQYHATQSFLSNGSSELITDDVDSNSARVCQAIEHIQSKIAKTRELIRIEQTTRDENVNEYLKLAANADKQQLTRIKAVFEKKNQKSAHSISQLQKKLDSYTKKLKHYELNGAPTSHRQPREVLRDMGQGLKNVGGNIRVGISGISGSVMSKPREFAHLIKNKFGSADNINTLSLESNGSTFYVNDTPRAGNGDNASVEDEKAHHGSATLPGGCSLGSTHSAAAMKFPSEEGSECSSVTSESGPGSRGQAHTCHSSNNATLSLKSIFSELQEHRENLERMKDKFEGLKSLQQEVTYLSHALQEERFRCERLEEQINDLTELHQNEVENLKQTITDMEEKVQYQSEDRLRDIHEMLESCQTKICKMEHQQQQHQQYVTLEGLDNSNARALVVKLINVVLTVLQVILLLVATGAGIMMPFLRTSCTKPHCFMCRVRILTTTFVVLGIVFVLKQWPEVHDVGSHLMRHLKQTLAVK
- the LOC122566515 gene encoding transmembrane and coiled-coil domains protein 2 isoform X6, yielding MANLMITTSSKNSSRSTSPNRGNTLTSPQQFSATLEHISKARNASLSQTGEGSTGSGSSGGGGSFSMKGSRQKSPGTVIRVDAMDEPNTNLITAEQDEFVPNIHLPADDEGEQYHATQSFLSNGSSELITDDVDSNSARVCQAIEHIQSKIAKTRELIRIEQTTRDENVNEYLKLAANADKQQLTRIKAVFEKKNQKSAHSISQLQKKLDSYTKKLKHYELNGAPTSHRQPREVLRDMGQGLKSVMSKPREFAHLIKNKFGSADNINTLSHGSTFYVNDTPRAGNGDNASVEDEKAHHGSATLPGGCSLGSTHSAAAMKFPSEEGSECSSVTSESGPGSRGQAHTCHSSNNATLSLKSIFSELQEHRENLERMKDKFEGLKSLQQEVTYLSHALQEERFRCERLEEQINDLTELHQNEVENLKQTITDMEEKVQYQSEDRLRDIHEMLESCQTKICKMEHQQQQHQQYVTLEGLDNSNARALVVKLINVVLTVLQVILLLVATGAGIMMPFLRTSCTKPHCFMCRVRILTTTFVVLGIVFVLKQWPEVHDVGSHLMRHLKQTLAVK
- the LOC122566515 gene encoding transmembrane and coiled-coil domains protein 2 isoform X4; the encoded protein is MANLMITTSSKNSSRSTSPNRGNTLTSPQQFSATLEHISKARNASLSQTGEGSTGSGSSGGGGSFSMKGSRQKSPGTVIRVDAMDEPNTNLITAEQDEFVPNIHLPADDEGEQYHATQSFLSNGSSELITDDVDSNSARVCQAIEHIQSKIAKTRELIRIEQTTRDENVNEYLKLAANADKQQLTRIKAVFEKKNQKSAHSISQLQKKLDSYTKKLKHYELNGAPTSHRQPREVLRDMGQGLKSVMSKPREFAHLIKNKFGSADNINTLSLESNGSTFYVNDTPRAGNGDNASVEDEKAHHGSATLPGGCSLGSTHSAAAMKFPSEEGSECSSVTSESGPGSRGQAHTCHSSNNATLSLKSIFSELQEHRENLERMKDKFEGLKSLQQEVTYLSHALQEERFRCERLEEQINDLTELHQNEVENLKQTITDMEEKVQYQSEDRLRDIHEMLESCQTKICKMEHQQQQHQQYVTLEGLDNSNARALVVKLINVVLTVLQVILLLVATGAGIMMPFLRTSCTKPHCFMCRVRILTTTFVVLGIVFVLKQWPEVHDVGSHLMRHLKQTLAVK
- the LOC122566515 gene encoding transmembrane and coiled-coil domains protein 2 isoform X5; the encoded protein is MANLMITTSSKNSSRSTSPNRGNTLTSPQQFSATLEHISKARNASLSQTGEGSTGSGSSGGGGSFSMKGSRQKSPGTVIRVDAMDEPNTNLITAEQDEFVPNIHLPADDEGEQYHATQSFLSNGSSELITDDVDSNSARVCQAIEHIQSKIAKTRELIRIEQTTRDENVNEYLKLAANADKQQLTRIKAVFEKKNQKSAHSISQLQKKLDSYTKKLKHYELNGAPTSHRQPREVLRDMGQGLKNVGGNIRVGISGISGSVMSKPREFAHLIKNKFGSADNINTLSRNGDNASVEDEKAHHGSATLPGGCSLGSTHSAAAMKFPSEEGSECSSVTSESGPGSRGQAHTCHSSNNATLSLKSIFSELQEHRENLERMKDKFEGLKSLQQEVTYLSHALQEERFRCERLEEQINDLTELHQNEVENLKQTITDMEEKVQYQSEDRLRDIHEMLESCQTKICKMEHQQQQHQQYVTLEGLDNSNARALVVKLINVVLTVLQVILLLVATGAGIMMPFLRTSCTKPHCFMCRVRILTTTFVVLGIVFVLKQWPEVHDVGSHLMRHLKQTLAVK
- the LOC122566515 gene encoding transmembrane and coiled-coil domains protein 2 isoform X2, with product MANLMITTSSKNSSRSTSPNRGNTLTSPQQFSATLEHISKARNASLSQTGEGSTGSGSSGGGGSFSMKGSRQKSPGTVIRVDAMDEPNTNLITAEQDEFVPNIHLPADDEGEQYHATQSFLSNGSSELITDDVDSNSARVCQAIEHIQSKIAKTRELIRIEQTTRDENVNEYLKLAANADKQQLTRIKAVFEKKNQKSAHSISQLQKKLDSYTKKLKHYELNGAPTSHRQPREVLRDMGQGLKNVGGNIRVGISGISGSVMSKPREFAHLIKNKFGSADNINTLSHGSTFYVNDTPRAGNGDNASVEDEKAHHGSATLPGGCSLGSTHSAAAMKFPSEEGSECSSVTSESGPGSRGQAHTCHSSNNATLSLKSIFSELQEHRENLERMKDKFEGLKSLQQEVTYLSHALQEERFRCERLEEQINDLTELHQNEVENLKQTITDMEEKVQYQSEDRLRDIHEMLESCQTKICKMEHQQQQHQQYVTLEGLDNSNARALVVKLINVVLTVLQVILLLVATGAGIMMPFLRTSCTKPHCFMCRVRILTTTFVVLGIVFVLKQWPEVHDVGSHLMRHLKQTLAVK